From Pristiophorus japonicus isolate sPriJap1 chromosome 1, sPriJap1.hap1, whole genome shotgun sequence, a single genomic window includes:
- the LOC139265449 gene encoding uncharacterized protein yields MANCLKDFSRPRQLVQCVDDLLLFTDEGEEHGPLLAEQLELLREEGFKVNPKKAQISQKKIKFLGLTVRAGERAIDKARREAVQDLPAPNTVTGVRSFLGLTGYCKDFIEDYAATAAPLLWLLHKGVEWDWDEGCEAAFKQLKERLQTIPALGAIDQGREFFLEVAASETV; encoded by the coding sequence ATGGCTAACTGCTTGAAGGATTTTAGCAGACCCCGGCAGCTGGTCCAgtgtgtggacgacctgctccttttcaccgatgagggtgaggagcatggcccactgctggccgagcagCTGGAGCTGCTTAGGGAGgaaggttttaaagttaaccccaagaaggcGCAGATCAGCCAAAAGAAAAtaaagttcctgggactgacagtgcgtgctggggaaagagccattgacaaggctagaagggaggcagtacaagacttaccagcccccaacacagtaacgggagtgagatcttttctagggctaacaggGTACTGcaaagacttcattgaggattatgctgccacagcagcccctctgctctggctcctacacaagggtgtggagtgggattgggatgagggttgcgaggcagcatttaagcaACTCAAGGAAAGGCTGCAGACCATACCGGCCCTAGGAGCGATTGATCAGGggagagagtttttcctggaggtggcagccagcgagaCAGTCTGA